TTTGCCATTGCATTGTACATAGATGCTCTGTAGCCTCCAACACTTCTATGACCATTAAGACCATTAATACCAGCTTCAGCTAACATAGCATTAAAAGTTTCAGTTAGATCGCCATTTACTAAGCTAAAGGTTGCATTCATGGTACTGCGATCTTCCTTCTCTGCAAAGCCTTTAAATAAAGGGTTTATATCTATTTCAGAATAAATAAGCTTAGCTTTCTTTTCATTTTGTTCTTGTATTTTGTCTATACCGCCTAGATTTTTAAGCCATCTTAACGTAAGCATAGAGACATAAACTGGAAAAACAGCAGGTGTATTAAACATACTAGATTTACCAATATGTACTGTATAATCCATCATAGAAGGAATTTCTCTGTTTACTTTTCCTAATATATCTTCTTTTACTATAATTAAAGTTGTTCCTGCAGGACCCATATTTTTTTGAGCACCAGCATAAATCAGGTCAAATTTTGAAAAATCTAATTGACGTGAAAAAATATCTGAACTCATATCACAAACCAAAGGAACATCTACATCTGGAAAACTCTTCATTTGAGTACCAAAGATTGTGTTGTTACTCGTACAGTGAAAATAATCTACATCTTTAGGAACTGTATATCCTTTTGGTATGTAATTAAAGTTTTGGTCTTTAGAGGATGCTACTTCTAAAACTTCTCCAAATAACTTAGCCTCTTTAATAGCCTTGCTACTCCAAGTTCCTGTATTTAAGTAAGCAGCTTTATTTTGTAATAGGTTATAGGCAGTCATTAAAAACTGTGTGCTAGCACCACCTTGTAAAAACAATGCTTTGTAGCCTTTTCCTTCTAAACCCAATAATTCTAAAGCAAGGTTTCTTGCTTCTTCCATAACATCAACAAAATCTTTGCTTCTGTGAGATATTTCTAAAATTGAAAGTCCACTATTATTAAAATCTAATATAGCTTGTGAAGATT
This region of Croceibacter atlanticus HTCC2559 genomic DNA includes:
- the serC gene encoding 3-phosphoserine/phosphohydroxythreonine transaminase produces the protein MKKKHNFSAGPCILPQEVFQESSQAILDFNNSGLSILEISHRSKDFVDVMEEARNLALELLGLEGKGYKALFLQGGASTQFLMTAYNLLQNKAAYLNTGTWSSKAIKEAKLFGEVLEVASSKDQNFNYIPKGYTVPKDVDYFHCTSNNTIFGTQMKSFPDVDVPLVCDMSSDIFSRQLDFSKFDLIYAGAQKNMGPAGTTLIIVKEDILGKVNREIPSMMDYTVHIGKSSMFNTPAVFPVYVSMLTLRWLKNLGGIDKIQEQNEKKAKLIYSEIDINPLFKGFAEKEDRSTMNATFSLVNGDLTETFNAMLAEAGINGLNGHRSVGGYRASMYNAMAKDSVSTLVEVMSDLERKA